In Morganella morganii, the following are encoded in one genomic region:
- a CDS encoding thiazole synthase, which translates to MLTIADTIFTSHLFTGTGKYTSSRVMQEAIAASGSQLVTMAMKRIDLSQGHDDILAPLRELGIKLLPNTSGANNAREAVFAAQLAREALGTNWIKLEIHPDARYLLPDPVETLAAAEILVKEGFVVLPYCSADPVLCRRLQEAGCAAVMPLGAPIGSNQGLQTRDMLRIIIEQATVPVVIDAGIGAPSHALEAIELGADAVLVNTAMAVARSPVTMAKAFRLAIEAGLLAREAELAPKQLQASASSPLTSFLGAL; encoded by the coding sequence ATGCTGACGATTGCAGATACCATATTTACATCCCATTTATTTACCGGCACCGGGAAATATACCAGCAGCCGGGTGATGCAGGAGGCGATTGCCGCCTCCGGCAGCCAGTTAGTCACCATGGCGATGAAGCGTATCGACCTTTCTCAGGGACACGATGATATCCTTGCCCCGCTCCGTGAACTCGGTATTAAACTGCTGCCGAATACTTCCGGTGCAAACAATGCCCGGGAAGCGGTGTTTGCCGCACAACTGGCGCGGGAGGCGCTCGGCACCAACTGGATCAAACTGGAGATCCACCCCGATGCCCGTTATCTGCTGCCGGACCCGGTTGAAACCCTGGCTGCGGCAGAAATACTGGTGAAAGAGGGGTTTGTTGTCCTGCCTTACTGCAGTGCGGACCCGGTACTATGCCGCCGGTTGCAGGAGGCCGGATGCGCCGCCGTTATGCCGCTGGGTGCACCTATCGGCTCCAATCAGGGATTACAGACCCGCGATATGCTGCGCATTATTATTGAACAGGCAACGGTTCCGGTAGTGATTGATGCCGGGATCGGCGCACCAAGTCACGCCCTCGAGGCGATAGAACTGGGTGCAGATGCCGTGCTGGTTAATACCGCGATGGCCGTTGCCCGCTCACCGGTCACCATGGCAAAAGCGTTCCGTCTGGCCATTGAGGCCGGGCTGCTGGCGCGGGAGGCAGAGCTGGCGCCGAAGCAGTTGCAGGCATCGGCATCCAGCCCGCTGACCTCATTCCTCGGAGCATTGTGA